The Synechococcus sp. MVIR-18-1 region AAACCGCCGCCAACCCCCCATCCCAGCCAGAGATCCCATGTGGGATGTTGAGCCCACTGTTGGAACCAGCTGCGCAAGGTCTGATCATTGTCAGCGCCAATGGGCTCTGCGCACCTGCATAGAAGGGAGGGGGATGGGGAGATGCGGGCAAACAGATTGAGGACCACGAGATGGTGATACCCCCAGTGGTGTGCAAATCCTTGAAGCCGTCTCAGGGTGGGGTCGTCTCGACGTCCATCGGCGCGTGACGGATTCAGACCAATGAACAGCAGCAACCGTCTCTGTCCCGCGCTTGGTTCACGGGATGGAATGGGCCGATGCAACAACCAGCGGTAGGCACCGCAAGAACTCAGTGTTGCTTCAGCTTGCCAAGAGTTCAAGGGCAGCCTCGAGGATCCTTCCACTCGCCTGGCCATCGCCAAAGGGATTCACGGCTTTTGCCATGGCGTTATAGGCCTCGCTGTTCTCTAATAACAGGGATGCTTCACGGTGAATCGTTGTTGGGTCAGTCCCCACCAATCGGGCTGTTCCAGCTTCAACGGCTTCGGGGCGTTCCGTGGTTTCACGGAGAACAAGAACCGGTTTCCCGAGAGCTGGTGCTTCCTCTTGCAACCCACCGGAGTCAGTGAGTAGAAGAGTGCAGCCTTTCATGGCTGCGACCAAGCGGTCGTAATCCAGTGGCTCGGTCAGCACTACACGTGGATGGTCCCCCAGTAATTCCTGGAGGGGCTCACGCACGGTTGGGTTGCGATGCAAGGGCAACAGCAACACGGTGTCGGGATGGCTATCGAGGACACGCAGCATTCCATCCGCAATGTTCTTGAGGCGTTCACCCCAATTCTCGCGGCGGTGAACGGTGGCCAAAATCACCCTTTGCGCGTCCCAATCGATGCTTAAGTCGCTCAAGGTTGGAGCGCGTTCAGACATGCGCAACAGGGCATCGATCACGGTGTTGCCCGTGAGCAGCACGCGCCCAACAACCCCAGATGCTTGAAGGTTTGCTTCTGATTGCTTAGTGGGAGCAAAGTGAAGATGGGCAATTTGCGAGATCAAGCGACGGTTGGCTTCCTCAGGGAAAGGATCAAGAAGATTGTCCGTACGCAGTCCGGCCTCGACGTGACCAACAGGGATTTGTTCGTAGAAGGCGGAGAGAGCAGCAGCAAAGGCCGTGGTTGTGTCTCCTTGAACCAGTACGAGATTTGGAGGAAATGCTTGAAAGTCATCACGCAAGCCCTGCAGCGCCGCACAGGTCACATGTGTGAGGGTTTGCCGTGGCGTCATCAGATTGAGATCCAGATCAGCGCTCAGGCCAAACAAATCCATGACTTGAGACACCATCTCCCTGTGCTGACCTGTCAGTACGACTCGGGTTTCGAGAGACTTGCAGGCCCGGAATTCTTGGATCACAGGCGCCAATTTGATGGCTTCAGGCCTCGTGCCCAAGACAATTGTCACGCGTGGCAGGCGAGCCATAACCATCAAGATTGTGAGTCAATCCTACGAGTGCTTCCCCCGGGAAGACTTGGCATCAACTTGCCAGATCGTGCAGCATCGCGATGCTGCACGTCGCGGACACCATCAGCATGAGTCAGCCCGTATTTCCTCCTGGTCTCCCAGCGCGGCCAACGTTCACACCATCTCAATCTCCTTCTCCAGCTTCAGAGTCATTGGCTTCACAAGCCCCGTCTTTAGAGCAGATCGTTCGTGTCGCTCACGAACAGGGGCATTCCGACGTTCATCTTGGAATCGGGGAGAGTCCAAGATTTCGAGCTCGAGGTGAGATTATTTGCTCCGATTGGCCTCCCACCGAACCCGGTGAGTTTCAGGACTGGCTTGGAGAATTACTGACTCCCCAACAGATCGACCACTTCAGACAGTGCAAAGAGTTCGATGGGGCTCATGCCTTTTCTTTTGTGAGGGTACGCATCAATTTGTTTGATGCTTTACAGGGTGCGGCGATGGTGTTGCGGCTCATTCCTCAAAAGATCCTGTCACTGAATGATCTAAAGCTGCCACCTGTGCTGCAAGATCTTTGTGCATATCCCAAAGGCTTGCTGCTTGTAACTGGCCCAACCGGTTCAGGTAAAAGCACTACGTTGGCAGCGATGATTGATTGGATTAACAACAATCAGAGTAGGCATATCCTTACCATTGAGGATCCCATCGAATTCGTGCATCAAAGCCGGCAATCTTTAATCCGACAGCGTGAGGTGGGGCGTCATACGCTCCAGTTTCATCATGCTTTGAGAGCAGCGCTGCGTGAAGATCCTGATGTGATTTTGGTTGGTGAAATACGTGACAAAGAAACGCTCAGTACCGCCATGGAAGCAGCTCAGACTGGACATCTTGTGTTTGGAACTTTGCATACAAACTCTGCGGTTAAAACCGTTGAACGTGTCCTTGGGATGTACCAACCTGAGGAGCAGGAAAGTATCCGTCTATCTTTGGCAGAATCACTGATGGGAATTATTTCACAAGGATTAATTCAAAGTCATGGCGGAAAACGTGCCGCCTATCATGACCTAATGATTAATACTGATGCCTGCAAGGATTACATTAAGAAAGGGGCGCTAGATGATGTCGAAGACATCATGCAGAGAAGCGAGTTTGATGGAATGATGACTGCCAACCAGTCATTGCAGCGTTTAGTTGAATCTGGGCAAGTCGAAGCTGAAAAGGCCATCGCCGTCAGTCCTCGTCCTAATGAACTGACTCAGGCGTTAAGAGGTAGGAGTTAAGAGTATTCAGGCTGCGCTGTTAAACATCCGGACAATTAAGAGTGTTGCCATGCCGATGGATAGTCCGAGCATGGCGAGGCGTCCATTCCAAATTTCAGCTTGAGGAGTAAATCCTCGCTTCCAAGCATTTAATTCGATGGGATCGATGGGCTCTGACGCAACTTTTGCTTGGAGATCGGTTTTCGGAGCCATCGGTGAGATCTCGGGGGACGTCACCTTAAGAGAATAATTTTAAAAGGGGGGCTTTGAGCCATAAAGGCTTAATGCTTGCTCTAATGGCCACCGCGCTGCGACTCCGAGCTCTAGAGAGCTGGGTTGAACGCCGTTAGAGAGTCGACGCAATGCCGCTACGGCAACCATTGCTGCGTTGTCTGTGCAATAGGCCAATGGGGCGATGTGCACGGACACCCCTTTTGATTGACCAACAGCTTGCATTTGGGAACGCAGGCGATGGTTGGCGGCAACGCCCCCGACCATCACTAAGTGATCAATCCCCTGCTCCTGGCAGCAGCGCAGGCTTCGCTCAACCAACACATCGGCCACGATCTGTTCAAAGCTGGCCGCGAGATCAGCAAGAGGAAGATCCTCCGACTCACGCCTTAACGCTTCCACGTGTCGAAGCACCGCAGTTTTCAGCCCACTGAATGAAAAGTCATAGGGGTAGAAGCCTCCTCCTGGTTTGGAAACGCGTCCTTTTGGTAACCGAAACCGTTTGGCATCACCCTCGACGGCAATGGCCTGAATCGCAGGACCGCCGGGGTAGCCCAGGCCCATGAGTCGAGCCACTTTGTCGAAAGCTTCGCCGGCCGCATCGTCATGGCTGCGTCCTAGGCGTTCCATTGCTCCAACTTCATCCACCCGAATGAGTTCGGTGTGCCCGCCACTCACGAGAAGCACCAGATAGGGCGCATGTGGTGGGTGATCTGCCAAGAACACGGATGCCAGGTGTGCCTCGAGATGGTGCACGGCGAGAAAAGGTTTCTGATGGAGGGCGGCCAATGTTCGCCCTGTGATGGAGCCCACCATGAGGGCTCCCACCAGGCCAGGTGCCACGGTCGCCGCGATGGCATCGAGGTCGGCAGCAACGAGACCGGCGTCTTTTAAAGCGTGTTCTACGAGGTTTGGGAGCGCTTCCACATGCCGGCGCGAGGCAATCTCAGGAACGACCCCACCCCATTGCGCATGTTCTTCCACCTGGGAGGCGATGCCATGGGACAACACCGTGAGCTGGTCGCCCTCCTGACGGAGCACCGCCGCGGCTGACTCGTCACAACTTGTTTCGAGGGCAAGCACTGTGGGCATGAAGATGGAGGGGGCTCCCCTACTGTCCGTTTGTGACATCCTGCCGCTTTAGGGCAGGCTCAACAGGAACCGTTCCGATGCGTCGTCTCTTCGCTCTTGCGCTCTCGGCCCTGCTGGTGTTCGGCTTTGCACCCGTCGCCAAGGCTGATGTAGCGGGTTTGACACCCTGCGCCGAAAGTGCCCGTTTTCAGCAGCGTGCAAGCGCTGCCGCCACACCTCAAGCTAAGGCTCGTTTCGAGATGTATAGCGAAGCCGTTTGCGGTGAAGATGGCTTGCCTCATTTGATCGTGGATGGCCGTTGGAGCCATGCCGGTGACTTCGTCCTTCCAGGCCTGATGTTCCTCTACATCACTGGCTGCATTGGCTGGGCAGGTCGTGAGTATCTCAAAGGCACTCGCGGTACCAAGGAGCAGTACATGAAAGAGATTCAAATCGATGTCTCTCTTGCCTTCAAGTCCTTGTTGGCATCCGCCACTTGGCCTATCGCTGCTTTTGGTGAGCTTACGAGCGGCAAATTGCTTGAAAGCGATGACAAGGTGACCATCTCTCCTCGCTGAACTCGCACCACGACGTCCTTATCTTTCTCACGATGAAGAAATTTCTTACTACTGCACCAGTCGTTGCCGCGATTTGGTTCACTCTCACCGCCGGAATCTTGATCGAGTGGAATCGTTTTTTCCCTGATCTCCTCTTCCACCCCATGGGCTGATCGTTCAGTTCATAAAGTGATCAAAAGGGGCCGAAAGGCCCCTTTTTTAGTTAAGAGATGGTCAGGTTCATCTGCTTTTCTAAAGCGACTAAAGCTGTTTCAAGATCGTCGTTGACGATTACAGCATCAAATTCTGTTTGTGCTGCTAACTCTTCTTGTGCTCGCTTAAGACGACGCTGGATCGCCTCTTCTGCTTCGGTTCCGCGGCCGCGAATTCGTTTCTCAAGCTCTTCAACGCTTGGTGGTGCAAGAAAAATTTGGATTGCTTCCGGCAAACTGTTTCTCACCTGCCTTGCCCCCTCTAATTCAATTTCAAGCAGCACGGGAATTCCATTGGCTAGGCGTTCGCTGACGGGTTGTCGAGGTGTGCCGTAGCAGTTTCCAGCGAATTCAGCCCACTCCAGCAAACCGCCGCTTTGAACGAGTTCGTTAAACCGATCTTTGGAGTGAAAAAAATAGTGAATTCCATCGATTTCTCCACTGCGCGGAGCGCGCGTAGTGGCCGACACGGAGAGCCATATCTCTGGATGACGTTCTCTTAGGCGAGCGACCAAGGTGCCCTTACCGACGCCGCTTGGGCCGGTGAGCACCGTGGGCCTGGCGATTGATCGATCAGGAGCCATACGTTGCTTGAGACTGCATCGCAGGGTAGGAAGGCTTCCTGTTCAGCCTGCTTCTCAGGCAAGTCATGGCCAGCCAAAGTCCGCAAGTGATGGATCTCACCAGCCTGAGGGCTGTGCTGGCGGATTTACGTGCCCGATTGCTGCCCAGCCGGTTTGAGAAAGCTCAACAGCCCGATCCTCAGACGCTTCAGCTCGGATTTCGCACCCTGCGAGGAATGATTTGGTTGGAACTGAGCTGGAAAGCAGAAGTTCCCCGACTGGTTGAAATCTCCGCGCCACCGAAGCAGGGTGCAGGAAGCACGCTGGCGCAACAGATTCAGCATGGACTCCGCCAACTCGCGCTGACAGAGCTGTGTCAGGAAGGGTTTGAACGGGTCGTGCACTTTCAGTTGGCACCTCGACCTGGACAGGCTCCCCAGCGCACCTTGGTGCTCGAACTCATGGGGCGTCACAGCAATTTGTTGTTGCTGGATGACCGGCAACGCATCACTGCGATCGCACGCCAGGTCCGCACGCACCAGTCGAGAGTGAGGCCGATTGGCACGGGTGATCTCTACAGCTCTCCTCCGGCCCTTCAAGGCATTGCTCCTCGGCTGGATGAGCCTGAGCAGCGCTGGAGAGAGCGCTTGGAACTGTTGCCGTTAAGCCTGGAAAAGGCGATGCGCAGTGCCTACCAGGGCATCAGTCCGGTGTTGGCGAGATATCTGGCTGACGAGCATGAAGACGCTGCCAGAGCGCGATTGGCGACCAGCGTTCATGAGCTGAGCGAGCAGGAGTGGCAGGTGTTGCGACAGCGTTGGCAGTGCTGGTTGCAGGCGCTTGAAACCGACAGCTTTGCTCTGCAATTTGATGGGCCCAATTCCTATCGCGTATGGAAGCCTGCGTCAGCAGCGAGGTCTGAAGGGGAGTTGTTGGCCGATCTTGCAAAACAGGGGCAGCCCCTCAGCCTGCGTTTGGGCGAGTACTACGCCACCGTTCTTCAACGTCAGGAGTTGAATCGTGCCACTCAGGATTTGCAAAAGCAGCTCAAGCAGTTAAGGACCCGTGAGGAGGCCCTGTTAGCCGACCAGAGAGCTGGCTTGGAGGAGACGGGCGGTGCCGATGACTTGCAACAACAGGGTGATGCGTTGTTGTGTCAGGTGAGTCCGAATCGGGAGACCATCGATCGCGCCCAGAAGCTATACGGCAGAGCGCGAAAACTTAGACGGGCTATCCCGGCGTTGGAAGAACGGCTGCAGCATCACCAAAGCCGGCTGGTGTTACTCGAGGGCAGTGAAAGCTTTCTCGAAGAGCTGATTGGTGCTGATTGGGATGGGATGGAGGCGCGTACAAAAAGCCTTTTAGACCTGCGAGAAGAGTTGGATGATCTGTTGGCTCCAAAACGGCTTCGCCGCCGCCGTCGTCAGGGATCGCGTCGCGTGGACCCTCAGCCCCTCGAGATCCGAAGCCCGGCGGGATTATTGATCCAAGTGGGCCGAAATCATCGTCAAAACGACTGGATCAGTCTTCGGCGGGCACGACCTGGTGACCTTTGGTTTCATGCCCAGGAATGTCCAGGAAGTCACGTGGTGTTGAAGGCATCGGCGGGCTTTGCAGATGACGACGACGTCACCCTTGCGGCTGACATGGCTGCATGGTTTAGCCGCGCGCGTGGAAATCGCCGGGTTGCTGTGGTCAGAGCCCCTGTGGAGCATCTCCAACGCATTGCTGGTGCAGCGCTTGGGACGGTGCAACACAAAGAGGGTGAGGTTGTCTGGGCCGAGCCAGATCGAGCAAGACAGCGACTGATCGCCGGCAAGCTCTTAGCCTGAGTTGACTTATTAGCAGTCGGACTGATCCCTCCCGAGCCGAACGAGAAAACAGTGCTTCCCGCCCCCGAGCCGATTCGGGTGACCCTCCAACCTGAGCAGCTTCCACCCAACGATGTGGAAATGTCTTTGGTGGATCACCTGGAGGAGCTTCGTCAGCGTGTTTTTCGCAGCCTGATTGCGATTGTGCTCGGTGCTTTGGCATGCCTTCTCGCCGTGAAACCCCTGGTGAGGCTCTTGGAGGAACCAGCGGGATCGATTCGATTTCTTCAGTTGGCGCCTGGAGAATTCCTGTTCGTTTCGTTCAAGGTTGCCGGTTACGCAGGGCTCACCTTGGCGATTCCTTACGTTTTGTATCAAGGCTTGGCCTTCGTTTTGCCCGGTCTCACGCGGAATGAGCGTCGTCTCATCGCTCCCGCTGTGGCGGGTTCAGCAGTGCTGTTTTTCGCAGGAATTGCTTTTTCTTGGTGGGCACTCATCCCTGCGGCCCTTGGTTTCTTGGTGAGCTATGGGGCTGATGTGGTGGAGCCGATTTGGTCGATCGAGCGCTACCTCGATTTTGTGCTTCTGCTGATGCTCTCCACAGGACTGGCGTTTCAGTTGCCCGTTCTGCAGTTGTTGCTTGGGTTGTTTGGGTTGGTCCGTTGGAAGCGGATGCTCTCGGCCTGGCGTTGGGTCGTATTGATTGCTGCGCTGGCAGGCGCCGTGCTGACCCCATCCACTGATCCGATCACGATGTCGTTGCTAGCCGGTGCGATTTCAGGCTTGTTTTTTGTTGGCGTTGCTCTCGTTGCGGCCGTTGAACGGTTCAGACCAGAAACTCCTCCAGGCGCCCCTCCCCCTGCAGCTGCAGGCTGAGGGCTTTCCCGAGTCGGGGACGGTCTCGCGTGTCGGTTAACCACGAACGCACGGCGCCTGCTTGACCTAGCCGATTCACCACGTCCAAGACTTGGGCTAGATGGGTGCGGTACTCCTCCTCGTTTAAAGGAAAGGATTGCTGCTCCAGATAGGCCCACATCACCTGGAGATACATCCGCTTGCGCCTTACAACGAGTTGCATGTCGTAGCTGGCTTGCCAGCGCTCCCGCAGCAGATCGATCACCTCATCGACTGTCAATGGAGGGATGGATTGTTCGATGGGTGGGTCTACAAGCACGGAAACGGCTGAGTGGATCATGTAAAAGTCCAGTCGTCGCAAAGCTTGACGGGACCTTTACCCTCCATAATGGACCTCATTAAGTGTCGATTGAGCGTCAGCTATGACTCAGATCCCAGCCAGTGATGTGCCCGGTATGGGCCGTAGGCAGTTCATGAATCTGCTGACCTTCGGATCCGTCACAGGCGTGGCCCTGGGTGCGCTTTATCCGGTGGCGAATTACTTCATCCCGCCCAGAGCTGCCGGGGGTGGTGGTGGAACCACTGCCAAAGACGAGCTCGGTAATGCCGTTACGGCTAGCGGTTGGTTGAGTAGCCACGGAGAGGGTGATCGCAGTCTTGTCCAAGGCTTGAAAGGTGATCCCACCTACTTGATTGTTGAAGGCTCTGACGCGATTGGGAGCTACGGCATTAATGCCATTTGCACTCACCTGGGATGTGTCGTGCCCTGGAACAGTGGTGCTAACAAATTCATGTGCCCTTGCCACGGCAGTCAGTACGACGCCACAGGCAAGGTGGTTCGCGGCCCCGCACCTCTGTCTTTGGCGTTGGCCAATGTCAGCGTTGACAACGACAACGTGTTTGTCAGCCAATGGACTGAAACCGATTTCCGGACGGGCGAAAAGCCCTGGTGGTCCTGATCAGCCCCTCCTTTTTGCTGTCTCTCCCCTACCTCGCTTTCCCATGCGTCGCCTGCTCTCTTCCACTTTTGCCGCACTGATCGTCGGCCTTGCTGTCTTCAGTGCACCCGCTGCAAGTTGGGCCTATCCCTTCTGGGCACAACAAAATTACGATTCTCCCCGAGAGGCCACTGGCAAGATCGTTTGTGCGAACTGCCACCTGGCCCAAAAGCTCACTCAGGCAGAAGTTCCCCAGTCCGTGCTGCCTGACAGCGTCTTCAAGGCAGTTGTCAAGATCCCTTACGACACCGGCGTTCAAGAACTCGGTGCTGATGGCAGTCAGGTCCCCCTCCAAGTGGGGGCTGTTGTGATGCTTCCTGATGGTTTCACGCTGGCTCCTCAGGATCGCTGGACCGATGAGATCAAGGAAGAAACAGAGGGTGTTTATTTCAGCGAGTACAGCGATGACCAACCCAACATCATTTTGGTTGGTCCGATTCCTGGTGACGAGCATCAGGAGATTGTCTTCCCAGTGCTGGCCCCTGATCCTGCAACCGATAGCAGCATCAGTTTTGGTAAGTACTCCATCCACGTTGGTGGCAACCGCGGCCGCGGCCAGGTGTACCCAACCGGTGAAAAGAGCAACAACACCGTCTATACGGCGCCGGCCTCAGGCTCGGTTAGTTCCATTGAGCCTGGTGACAATGGGGCAAGCCTGGTCACCGTGACGTCTGCTGATGGTTCTGAAATCACAGAGACCGTTCCAGTGGGCCCCGCCCTTCTGGTCTCTGTTGGCGATGTCGTTGAAGCTGGTGCTCCAATCACTGACGATCCCAATGTTGGTGGATTCGGTCAGCTTGATACAGAAGTCGTTCTGCAAAATCCTGTTCGCATCTACGGCATGCTTGCGTTCTTCGCAGCAGTTGCTTTGGCTCAGATCATGCTGGTTCTGAAAAAGAGGCAGATTGAGAAGGTTCAAGCTGCAGAAGGCGTCTGATCGAGGTGATCATTCCCGCTGTATTTACATCACCTGGGCCCGTGCTTTTTCAGCTCGGGCCTATTACTTTGCGCTGGTACGGGCTGCTTATTGCACTTGCCGTGCTCATTGGCCTCAATTTATCGAGTTGGTTGGCTAAGCAAAGAAATCTCGAATCGGGATTGATTAGCGATCTTCTCCCCATTCTTGTGTTGGCTGCCATTATCGGCGCGCGTCTCTACTACGTGGCCTTTGAATGGCGCTCCTATCAAAACTCCTGGTGGGATGTATTTGCGATTTGGCAAGGGGGAATTGCGATCCATGGTGCATTGATCGGGGGCACGATCGCTGTGATTTTGTTCTGTCGTTGGCGGAGAGTCCCCTTTTGGGATCTGCTCGATGTTTTGGTTCCATCCGTGATTCTTGGCCAAACAATCGGTCGCTGGGGAAATTTTTTCAATTCAGAAGCTTTTGGGGTTCCCACCCAATTGCCTTGGAAATTATTCATTCCTTATTCAAGCCGTCCTCAGATATTCGCTGATTCAGAATTCTTTCATCCCACATTCCTTTATGAATCGATTTGGAATTTGGTGGTCTTTATGTTGTTGATAACGTTGTTTCGATTGGGGCGTAGCGGGCGACTTTCCCTCCCGTCGGGAGCTCTAAGTTGCTTT contains the following coding sequences:
- a CDS encoding chlorophyll a/b-binding protein; its protein translation is MAPKTDLQAKVASEPIDPIELNAWKRGFTPQAEIWNGRLAMLGLSIGMATLLIVRMFNSAA
- the psaJ gene encoding photosystem I reaction center subunit IX encodes the protein MKKFLTTAPVVAAIWFTLTAGILIEWNRFFPDLLFHPMG
- the wecB gene encoding non-hydrolyzing UDP-N-acetylglucosamine 2-epimerase encodes the protein MARLPRVTIVLGTRPEAIKLAPVIQEFRACKSLETRVVLTGQHREMVSQVMDLFGLSADLDLNLMTPRQTLTHVTCAALQGLRDDFQAFPPNLVLVQGDTTTAFAAALSAFYEQIPVGHVEAGLRTDNLLDPFPEEANRRLISQIAHLHFAPTKQSEANLQASGVVGRVLLTGNTVIDALLRMSERAPTLSDLSIDWDAQRVILATVHRRENWGERLKNIADGMLRVLDSHPDTVLLLPLHRNPTVREPLQELLGDHPRVVLTEPLDYDRLVAAMKGCTLLLTDSGGLQEEAPALGKPVLVLRETTERPEAVEAGTARLVGTDPTTIHREASLLLENSEAYNAMAKAVNPFGDGQASGRILEAALELLAS
- a CDS encoding NFACT family protein encodes the protein MASQSPQVMDLTSLRAVLADLRARLLPSRFEKAQQPDPQTLQLGFRTLRGMIWLELSWKAEVPRLVEISAPPKQGAGSTLAQQIQHGLRQLALTELCQEGFERVVHFQLAPRPGQAPQRTLVLELMGRHSNLLLLDDRQRITAIARQVRTHQSRVRPIGTGDLYSSPPALQGIAPRLDEPEQRWRERLELLPLSLEKAMRSAYQGISPVLARYLADEHEDAARARLATSVHELSEQEWQVLRQRWQCWLQALETDSFALQFDGPNSYRVWKPASAARSEGELLADLAKQGQPLSLRLGEYYATVLQRQELNRATQDLQKQLKQLRTREEALLADQRAGLEETGGADDLQQQGDALLCQVSPNRETIDRAQKLYGRARKLRRAIPALEERLQHHQSRLVLLEGSESFLEELIGADWDGMEARTKSLLDLREELDDLLAPKRLRRRRRQGSRRVDPQPLEIRSPAGLLIQVGRNHRQNDWISLRRARPGDLWFHAQECPGSHVVLKASAGFADDDDVTLAADMAAWFSRARGNRRVAVVRAPVEHLQRIAGAALGTVQHKEGEVVWAEPDRARQRLIAGKLLA
- the petC gene encoding cytochrome b6-f complex iron-sulfur subunit encodes the protein MTQIPASDVPGMGRRQFMNLLTFGSVTGVALGALYPVANYFIPPRAAGGGGGTTAKDELGNAVTASGWLSSHGEGDRSLVQGLKGDPTYLIVEGSDAIGSYGINAICTHLGCVVPWNSGANKFMCPCHGSQYDATGKVVRGPAPLSLALANVSVDNDNVFVSQWTETDFRTGEKPWWS
- a CDS encoding DUF3067 family protein translates to MIHSAVSVLVDPPIEQSIPPLTVDEVIDLLRERWQASYDMQLVVRRKRMYLQVMWAYLEQQSFPLNEEEYRTHLAQVLDVVNRLGQAGAVRSWLTDTRDRPRLGKALSLQLQGEGRLEEFLV
- a CDS encoding DUF1643 domain-containing protein, which encodes MNSWQAEATLSSCGAYRWLLHRPIPSREPSAGQRRLLLFIGLNPSRADGRRDDPTLRRLQGFAHHWGYHHLVVLNLFARISPSPSLLCRCAEPIGADNDQTLRSWFQQWAQHPTWDLWLGWGVGGGFRQRDEAVLNMLNDVSDQRGVLPPPFVTGLTKAGYPRHPLYLPSEVQRVAWAVRFLDEPHSAPVSDLPSPVWGAERSGAFHIP
- the lgt gene encoding prolipoprotein diacylglyceryl transferase, which gives rise to MIIPAVFTSPGPVLFQLGPITLRWYGLLIALAVLIGLNLSSWLAKQRNLESGLISDLLPILVLAAIIGARLYYVAFEWRSYQNSWWDVFAIWQGGIAIHGALIGGTIAVILFCRWRRVPFWDLLDVLVPSVILGQTIGRWGNFFNSEAFGVPTQLPWKLFIPYSSRPQIFADSEFFHPTFLYESIWNLVVFMLLITLFRLGRSGRLSLPSGALSCFYLLSYSLGRIWIEGLRIDPLCLGGVPPFCDGGLRIAQLMSLSLLLLAGFGLFWLYGKRKSLPDPGLRTPGTS
- the tatC gene encoding twin-arginine translocase subunit TatC, whose protein sequence is MSLVDHLEELRQRVFRSLIAIVLGALACLLAVKPLVRLLEEPAGSIRFLQLAPGEFLFVSFKVAGYAGLTLAIPYVLYQGLAFVLPGLTRNERRLIAPAVAGSAVLFFAGIAFSWWALIPAALGFLVSYGADVVEPIWSIERYLDFVLLLMLSTGLAFQLPVLQLLLGLFGLVRWKRMLSAWRWVVLIAALAGAVLTPSTDPITMSLLAGAISGLFFVGVALVAAVERFRPETPPGAPPPAAAG
- a CDS encoding Photosystem I reaction center subunit III translates to MRRLFALALSALLVFGFAPVAKADVAGLTPCAESARFQQRASAAATPQAKARFEMYSEAVCGEDGLPHLIVDGRWSHAGDFVLPGLMFLYITGCIGWAGREYLKGTRGTKEQYMKEIQIDVSLAFKSLLASATWPIAAFGELTSGKLLESDDKVTISPR
- a CDS encoding type IV pilus twitching motility protein PilT; this encodes MSQPVFPPGLPARPTFTPSQSPSPASESLASQAPSLEQIVRVAHEQGHSDVHLGIGESPRFRARGEIICSDWPPTEPGEFQDWLGELLTPQQIDHFRQCKEFDGAHAFSFVRVRINLFDALQGAAMVLRLIPQKILSLNDLKLPPVLQDLCAYPKGLLLVTGPTGSGKSTTLAAMIDWINNNQSRHILTIEDPIEFVHQSRQSLIRQREVGRHTLQFHHALRAALREDPDVILVGEIRDKETLSTAMEAAQTGHLVFGTLHTNSAVKTVERVLGMYQPEEQESIRLSLAESLMGIISQGLIQSHGGKRAAYHDLMINTDACKDYIKKGALDDVEDIMQRSEFDGMMTANQSLQRLVESGQVEAEKAIAVSPRPNELTQALRGRS
- the gmk gene encoding guanylate kinase codes for the protein MAPDRSIARPTVLTGPSGVGKGTLVARLRERHPEIWLSVSATTRAPRSGEIDGIHYFFHSKDRFNELVQSGGLLEWAEFAGNCYGTPRQPVSERLANGIPVLLEIELEGARQVRNSLPEAIQIFLAPPSVEELEKRIRGRGTEAEEAIQRRLKRAQEELAAQTEFDAVIVNDDLETALVALEKQMNLTIS
- the tsaD gene encoding tRNA (adenosine(37)-N6)-threonylcarbamoyltransferase complex transferase subunit TsaD, giving the protein MPTVLALETSCDESAAAVLRQEGDQLTVLSHGIASQVEEHAQWGGVVPEIASRRHVEALPNLVEHALKDAGLVAADLDAIAATVAPGLVGALMVGSITGRTLAALHQKPFLAVHHLEAHLASVFLADHPPHAPYLVLLVSGGHTELIRVDEVGAMERLGRSHDDAAGEAFDKVARLMGLGYPGGPAIQAIAVEGDAKRFRLPKGRVSKPGGGFYPYDFSFSGLKTAVLRHVEALRRESEDLPLADLAASFEQIVADVLVERSLRCCQEQGIDHLVMVGGVAANHRLRSQMQAVGQSKGVSVHIAPLAYCTDNAAMVAVAALRRLSNGVQPSSLELGVAARWPLEQALSLYGSKPPF
- the petA gene encoding cytochrome f is translated as MRRLLSSTFAALIVGLAVFSAPAASWAYPFWAQQNYDSPREATGKIVCANCHLAQKLTQAEVPQSVLPDSVFKAVVKIPYDTGVQELGADGSQVPLQVGAVVMLPDGFTLAPQDRWTDEIKEETEGVYFSEYSDDQPNIILVGPIPGDEHQEIVFPVLAPDPATDSSISFGKYSIHVGGNRGRGQVYPTGEKSNNTVYTAPASGSVSSIEPGDNGASLVTVTSADGSEITETVPVGPALLVSVGDVVEAGAPITDDPNVGGFGQLDTEVVLQNPVRIYGMLAFFAAVALAQIMLVLKKRQIEKVQAAEGV